The following coding sequences are from one Saccopteryx bilineata isolate mSacBil1 chromosome 3, mSacBil1_pri_phased_curated, whole genome shotgun sequence window:
- the ASPDH gene encoding aspartate dehydrogenase domain-containing protein — MSKDQQLPRPSVWGAGWQKLTELGLQTTRFKNMALDRVPRRVGVVGYGRLGQSLVSHLLTQGPELGLQLVFVWNRDLRRMAGTVPYSLQLQDLAALGERHPDLVVEVAHPKIIHESGAQILRHANLLVGSPSALADQATEQQLLEASKRWDHAVFVARGALWGTEDISRLDSAGGLQSLRVTMATHPDGFRLEGPLAAAHSTGPRTVLYEGPVRGLCPFAPRNSNTMAAAALAAPSLGFDGVIGVLVADLSLTDMHVVDVELRGPPGPTGRSFAVHTHRENPAEPGAVTGSATVTAFWRSLLGCCQLPSRPGIHLC, encoded by the exons ATGTCCAAAGATCAGCAGCTGCCCAGGCCTTctgtgtggggggcaggctggCAGAAGCTGACAGAGCTTGGACTGCAGACCACCAGATTCAAGAACATGGCCCTTGACAGGGTCCCAcggagggtgggggtggtgggctaCGGCCGTCTTG gACAGTCTCTGGTCTCCCACCTGCTGACTCAGGGGCCAGAACTGGGCCTACAACTTGTTTTTGTCTGGAATCGTGACCTAAGACGAATGGCAGGGACTGTGCCCTACTCCCTGCAGCTCCAGGACCTCGCTGCCCTTGGGGAGAG GCACCCTGACCTTGTGGTAGAAGTGGCCCATCCCAAAATAATCCACGAATCTGGGGCACAGATCCTGCGCCATGCTAACCTCCTG GTGGGGTCCCCCTCAGCCTTGGCTGACCAGGCCACAGAGCAGCAGCTTCTGGAGGCCTCAAAGCGCTGGGACCATGCCGTGTTTGTGGCCCGGGGAGCTCTGTGGGGCACTGAAGACATCAGCAGATTGGATTCAGCTGGAGGCCTCCAG AGCCTCCGTGTCACTATGGCCACACATCCCGATGGCTTCCGGCTCGAGGGACCCCTGGCTGCAGCACACAGCACTGGGCCTCGCACTGTGCTCTATGAAGGCCCCGTCCGTGGGCTCTGCCCTTTTGCCCCCCGCAATTCTAACACCATGGCAGCTGCTGCCCTGGCAGCCCCCAGCCTGGGCTTCGACGGCGTGATTGGGGTGCTTGTGGCGGATCTCAG CCTCACGGACATGCATGTGGTGGATGTGGAGCTAAGAGGACCCCCAGGCCCCACGGGACGAAGCTTTGCTGTGCACACCCACAGAGAGAACCCTGCTGAGCCAGGCGCTGTCACCGGCTCTGCCACTGTCACTGCCTTCTGGCGCAGCCTCCTGG GCTGCTGCCAGCTACCTTCCAGGCCAGGAATCCATCTCTGCTGA
- the JOSD2 gene encoding josephin-2, with protein MSQGPGAQPSPPSVYHERQRLELCAIHALNNVLQQQLFSQEAADEICKRLAPDSRLNPHRSLLGTGNYDVNVIMAALQGLGLAAVWWDRRRPLSQLALPQVLGLILNLPSPVSLGLLTLPLRRRHWVALRQVDGVYYNLDSKLRAPQALGDEDGVRAFLEASLAQGLCQVLLVVTKEVEDMGCWLRTD; from the exons ATGTCCCAGGGCCCAGGAGCACAGCCAAGCCCACCCTCTGTTTACCACGAGCGGCAGCGCCTGGAGCTGTGTGCCATCCATGCCCTCAACAACGTCCTCCAGCAGCAGCTCTTTAGCCAGGAGGCTGCCGATGAGATCTGCAAGAG GTTGGCCCCTGACTCCCGGCTGAACCCCCATCGCAGCCTCCTGGGCACTGGCAACTATGATGTCAACGTGATCATGGCCGCCTTGCAGGGGCTGGGCCTGGCCGCTGTGTGGTGGGACAGAAGGAG ACCCCTGTCCCAGCTGgccctgccccaggtgctggggctGATTCTGAACCTGCCCTCGCCCGTGTCACTGGGGCTGCTGACCCTGCCGCTGCGCCGGCGGCACTGGGTAGCCCTGCGCCAGGTGGATGGTGTCTACTACAACCTAGACTCCAAGCTGCGGGCACCCCAGGCCCTGGGGGACGAGGACGGCGTCAG GGCCTTCCTGGAGGCTTCCCTGGCTCAGGGCCTGTGCCAAGTGCTGCTGGTGGTGACCAAGGAGGTGGAGGACATGGGCTGCTGGCTGCGGACAGACTGA